Proteins encoded together in one Streptomyces sp. B1I3 window:
- a CDS encoding glycosyltransferase family 2 protein: MRDTRTTVVVITRNRRPELLHTLGLLRALPERPHVIVTDNDSHDGTADAVARLFPDMTLLRPGRNLGAVGRNLAVRQVGTPYVAFCDDDTWWEPGSLRHAADLLDTRPRLAAVTARIVVEPSGEEDPVVAELRDSPLTGPDWLPGPALGSFLAAATVMRTDAFRTAGGFHPGLWLGGEEELLATDLLRQGWWLSYVPDLLIHHAASTVRDSRERRIAGLRNTLWYTWLRRPWGPAVRRTAYLLRTVPRDGASVRAFARAVAGLPWVLRQRRPVPHELEARLMLLEREQRRSSARRYVG; this comes from the coding sequence ATGAGAGACACCCGTACGACCGTGGTGGTGATCACCCGCAACCGTCGCCCCGAACTCCTGCACACCCTGGGGCTGCTGCGGGCGCTCCCGGAAAGGCCCCACGTCATCGTGACGGACAACGACTCGCACGACGGCACAGCGGATGCCGTCGCACGGCTGTTCCCCGATATGACCCTGCTGAGGCCGGGCCGCAACCTGGGCGCTGTCGGCCGTAACCTCGCGGTACGTCAGGTGGGCACCCCCTACGTGGCGTTCTGCGACGACGACACCTGGTGGGAACCCGGCTCGCTGCGCCACGCCGCCGACCTCCTCGACACGCGCCCGAGGCTGGCTGCCGTGACGGCCCGTATCGTCGTCGAGCCGTCCGGCGAGGAGGACCCCGTCGTCGCCGAGCTGCGGGATTCCCCCCTCACCGGGCCCGACTGGCTCCCCGGCCCCGCCCTCGGGTCGTTCCTCGCAGCCGCGACCGTGATGCGGACCGACGCCTTCCGTACGGCCGGCGGCTTCCACCCGGGGCTGTGGCTGGGCGGCGAGGAGGAACTGCTCGCCACCGACCTCCTCCGGCAGGGGTGGTGGCTCAGCTATGTGCCCGACCTGCTGATCCACCACGCGGCCTCCACGGTCCGGGACAGCAGGGAGCGGCGGATCGCCGGGCTGAGGAACACGCTCTGGTACACCTGGCTGCGGCGCCCGTGGGGGCCGGCCGTCCGGCGCACCGCCTACCTGCTGCGCACGGTGCCCCGGGACGGGGCGTCGGTGCGGGCGTTCGCCCGCGCGGTGGCGGGCCTGCCCTGGGTGCTCAGGCAGCGCCGGCCCGTACCGCACGAACTCGAAGCCCGTCTGATGCTGCTCGAGCGGGAACAGCGGAGATCGAGCGCGCGCCGGTACGTCGGGTGA